The following are encoded in a window of Sulfurimonas sp. C5 genomic DNA:
- the mtaB gene encoding tRNA (N(6)-L-threonylcarbamoyladenosine(37)-C(2))-methylthiotransferase MtaB: MKKVYFKTFGCRTNLYDSQVMMSALKEYEITENEAEADMIVINSCTVTNGADTHVRSYISQIEKSGSGAKLFLTGCGAHTKGESLLKENRIHGVFGQSEKQKIDFLLNQEQPFYEKGDLNHVDDAVVGEFIGKSRAFIKIQEGCNFRCSYCIIPYVRGDARSMDEERIVEQVSKLALNGFGEFILTGTNVGSYGQDTKTSLAKLMKRMSMIRGVRRIRLGSVEPIQITDEFKEVLDEPWLEKHLHIALQHTSPKMLKIMNRRNVYKQDRELFEMLADKGFAIGTDFITGHPGESEELWKEAMENARNLPLTHLHAFTYSKRDGTPSATMKPEVNGKIAKERLHELEALVAQKNYDFRKNFSGELEVLVESFKDGHFHGLDQHFNKIIIDSDEDLLGNWITLNDYEIKEEFNYAKF; encoded by the coding sequence ATGAAAAAAGTTTATTTTAAAACATTTGGATGCCGTACAAATCTTTACGATTCTCAAGTAATGATGAGTGCTTTAAAAGAGTATGAGATTACGGAGAATGAAGCTGAAGCAGATATGATTGTAATCAACTCTTGTACGGTAACAAATGGTGCTGATACTCATGTGCGTTCTTATATTTCACAAATAGAAAAAAGCGGCAGCGGTGCGAAGTTATTCCTTACCGGATGTGGAGCACATACAAAAGGGGAGTCTCTTTTAAAAGAGAATCGCATTCACGGAGTATTTGGACAGAGTGAAAAACAAAAGATAGATTTTCTTTTGAACCAAGAACAGCCTTTTTACGAAAAAGGTGATTTAAATCATGTTGATGATGCGGTTGTAGGTGAATTTATCGGTAAAAGTAGGGCGTTTATCAAGATCCAGGAGGGGTGTAATTTTCGTTGTTCTTACTGTATTATCCCTTATGTACGCGGTGATGCAAGAAGTATGGATGAAGAGCGCATTGTTGAACAGGTATCGAAATTAGCACTTAATGGTTTTGGTGAGTTTATCTTAACAGGAACAAACGTCGGCTCATACGGTCAAGATACAAAAACATCGCTGGCAAAACTAATGAAGCGTATGAGTATGATCCGTGGAGTTCGCCGTATTCGTTTAGGAAGTGTCGAACCGATTCAGATTACTGATGAGTTCAAAGAGGTTTTAGATGAACCTTGGCTAGAGAAACATCTTCATATTGCTCTGCAGCATACATCTCCAAAAATGTTGAAAATTATGAACAGACGTAATGTATACAAGCAAGACAGGGAACTGTTTGAGATGTTAGCAGACAAAGGTTTTGCAATTGGAACTGATTTTATTACAGGACATCCTGGAGAGAGTGAAGAGCTTTGGAAAGAAGCAATGGAGAATGCGCGTAATCTTCCTTTGACTCACTTGCATGCTTTCACTTACTCTAAACGTGACGGTACGCCTTCAGCTACAATGAAACCTGAAGTAAATGGTAAAATAGCAAAAGAGAGACTTCATGAGTTGGAAGCCTTAGTTGCGCAGAAAAATTATGATTTTAGAAAAAACTTTTCTGGGGAATTGGAAGTTTTGGTAGAATCTTTTAAAGATGGTCATTTTCATGGACTAGACCAGCATTTTAACAAAATAATTATTGATTCGGATGAAGATTTATTAGGAAACTGGATTACTCTCAATGATTACGAGATAAAAGAGGAGTTTAATTATGCTAAATTCTAA
- a CDS encoding AAA family ATPase, whose amino-acid sequence MLNSKKNRIALIGSAFFIIILVLFAILRDNADSITLAQASAMLHDRDVKKVVATEEYVYLKTDNGYFKIASSQVTPQMFTDYKVEVGGDSNILVYILLLVLFLGLGSILLRFLQKRDGLQITKNGISRDVSTKPEISAPIEAIKTDVSFDDIGGISDVKLEIEEIIDFMKNPKRYKSFGARLPRGVLLVGPPGVGKTMIAKAVANAAGVPFYYQSGASFVQIYVGMGAKRVHELFATAKKNAPSIIFIDEIDAVGKKRDGQRNDEREATLNQLLTEMDGFEASSSVIVIAATNNIGVLDPALLRAGRFDRRIFVELPTKKERASILEKYLAKVPHEVDLKQVADMTVGFNGAALAALVNEAALLALRQNEFQVTLEHFYQVKDKVMFGKKKLQMLNDKQKSYLVTYQAGKAFVATYFDLPFEKLMLSNEKLLPVSNEAFLQQDLEAQVKMHLAGAVTCDLKYQQHSSSAKQDLDEAKEIVQRMCQEYGMSSSILAAEEEQKVVLDKLYQETQTLLESSLDVIEKLEAVLYEKESITKKEILKYLG is encoded by the coding sequence ATGCTAAATTCTAAAAAAAATCGTATAGCGCTTATCGGTTCTGCTTTTTTTATCATTATTTTAGTGCTTTTTGCTATTCTGCGTGATAATGCAGACAGTATTACTCTGGCTCAAGCTAGTGCAATGTTACATGACAGAGATGTAAAAAAAGTTGTAGCAACAGAAGAATATGTATATTTAAAAACAGATAACGGTTATTTTAAAATAGCATCTTCTCAAGTAACACCGCAGATGTTTACAGACTATAAAGTGGAAGTTGGCGGTGACTCAAACATACTTGTATATATCCTTCTTTTAGTACTTTTCTTAGGATTGGGATCTATATTATTACGGTTTTTGCAAAAACGTGATGGATTACAAATAACGAAAAACGGAATTAGCAGAGACGTCTCGACTAAACCTGAAATTTCAGCACCTATAGAGGCAATAAAAACAGATGTCAGTTTTGATGATATCGGCGGAATAAGTGACGTTAAACTTGAAATAGAAGAGATTATAGACTTTATGAAAAATCCAAAACGTTATAAAAGTTTTGGAGCTCGTCTGCCACGCGGTGTTTTACTTGTAGGACCTCCGGGAGTCGGGAAGACTATGATTGCAAAAGCGGTTGCAAATGCTGCTGGTGTACCGTTTTATTATCAAAGTGGTGCTTCATTTGTACAGATCTATGTCGGTATGGGTGCAAAGCGTGTCCATGAGCTTTTTGCTACAGCTAAGAAAAATGCACCGAGTATCATATTTATTGATGAAATTGATGCTGTCGGTAAAAAACGTGACGGACAAAGAAATGATGAACGTGAAGCAACGCTCAATCAACTCCTTACAGAAATGGACGGTTTTGAAGCTTCAAGCAGCGTAATAGTGATTGCAGCTACAAATAACATTGGTGTTCTTGATCCGGCATTGCTTCGTGCAGGACGTTTTGATCGTAGAATCTTTGTGGAATTACCTACAAAAAAAGAGCGTGCATCTATCTTGGAAAAATACTTGGCAAAAGTACCACATGAAGTGGATTTAAAACAAGTTGCCGATATGACTGTAGGGTTTAATGGTGCTGCTTTGGCTGCACTTGTAAACGAAGCAGCACTCTTAGCACTGCGTCAAAATGAGTTTCAAGTAACATTGGAACATTTTTATCAGGTAAAAGACAAAGTGATGTTTGGCAAGAAAAAACTTCAAATGCTTAACGATAAACAAAAATCTTATTTAGTGACTTACCAAGCTGGAAAAGCATTTGTTGCGACTTATTTTGATCTTCCATTTGAGAAACTTATGCTCTCAAACGAAAAGCTTTTACCTGTGAGCAATGAAGCATTTCTACAACAAGATTTAGAAGCGCAGGTAAAGATGCATTTAGCTGGAGCTGTGACGTGTGATCTAAAATATCAACAACACTCTAGTTCTGCAAAACAAGATCTTGATGAAGCAAAAGAGATTGTACAAAGAATGTGTCAAGAGTATGGTATGAGTTCTTCGATCTTAGCAGCAGAAGAGGAACAAAAAGTTGTACTTGACAAGCTCTATCAAGAGACACAAACACTATTAGAGTCCTCTTTAGATGTTATTGAGAAACTCGAAGCAGTTCTGTATGAAAAAGAAAGCATCACTAAAAAAGAAATTCTAAAGTATTTAGGATAG
- the bioV gene encoding pimelyl-ACP methyl ester esterase BioV — MAQFFSGFSLKDEAYLFQPYIKNSEYAVCGFSYGAIKAFEAVQQSLKESKRVDTLQLFSPAFFQTKDEKFKRLQLMSYKKNKEVYLQNFLDSCFAPYEKKIVKTNDTDTIDDLQTLLEYEWDLESLQKIVDAGVVIEVYLGFEDKIIDPHGAYQFFRQVANVTSIKRANHFLQMN; from the coding sequence ATGGCTCAGTTCTTTAGCGGTTTTTCTTTAAAGGATGAAGCATACCTGTTTCAACCATATATAAAAAATAGTGAATATGCTGTCTGTGGATTTAGTTACGGTGCCATAAAAGCTTTTGAAGCTGTACAACAGTCTCTTAAAGAGTCAAAAAGGGTAGATACCCTGCAACTCTTTTCACCTGCTTTTTTTCAAACAAAAGATGAGAAATTTAAGCGTTTGCAGTTGATGTCGTACAAAAAAAATAAAGAAGTATATCTGCAAAACTTTTTAGATTCTTGTTTTGCTCCGTATGAGAAAAAAATAGTCAAAACAAATGATACAGATACAATAGACGATTTACAAACACTATTAGAGTATGAATGGGATTTAGAATCTTTGCAGAAAATAGTTGATGCAGGTGTAGTGATAGAAGTATATCTCGGTTTTGAAGATAAAATTATAGACCCGCACGGTGCATACCAGTTTTTTAGGCAAGTTGCGAATGTAACTTCGATCAAAAGAGCAAACCATTTTTTACAAATGAACTAA